Proteins from a single region of Pseudomonas phenolilytica:
- a CDS encoding CopD family protein: protein MPLLKLLHFAALLCWCGSLLYLPALISAGTRSGNRLFYRDHAHLTRLVFTLVSTPAALLAIGSGTALFLRDGTLAGWLIMKLTVVTAMALCHALCGVLVLRVERAPERSVTRQCLALGVLVPLLIVLTLWLVLAKPF, encoded by the coding sequence ATGCCTTTGCTGAAACTGCTGCACTTCGCAGCGCTGCTCTGCTGGTGCGGGTCGCTGCTGTACCTGCCGGCCCTGATCAGCGCCGGGACGCGGTCGGGCAACCGACTGTTCTACCGCGACCACGCGCACCTGACCCGCCTGGTTTTCACCCTGGTCAGCACCCCCGCGGCCCTGCTGGCGATCGGCTCCGGTACAGCGCTGTTCTTGCGCGACGGCACGCTTGCCGGCTGGCTGATCATGAAGCTCACGGTGGTCACCGCAATGGCGCTCTGCCACGCGCTATGCGGCGTGCTGGTGCTGCGCGTGGAACGCGCGCCCGAGCGCAGCGTGACACGCCAGTGCCTGGCACTCGGCGTGCTGGTTCCGCTGTTGATCGTCCTCACGCTGTGGCTGGTGCTGGCCAAACCGTTCTGA
- a CDS encoding DUF2231 domain-containing protein: protein MAIDRESISSNAAIAGHPLHPMMIHFPVAALLGLVPADLAYLWTLDPFWSRAGLWLAGIGAIGGWLASIAGVVDLLSVAQIRRKVTAWCHAILAVMMLSLASLNWLLRYKGIDGGDSDALWGLFLSLLTAVLISLAAFLGGRLVYEHAVGVELDS, encoded by the coding sequence ATGGCCATCGACCGCGAGTCCATCAGCAGCAACGCCGCGATTGCCGGCCATCCGTTGCATCCGATGATGATCCACTTTCCGGTAGCCGCCTTGCTCGGTCTGGTGCCGGCCGATCTTGCCTACCTGTGGACACTCGATCCGTTCTGGTCGCGAGCCGGCCTCTGGCTCGCCGGCATCGGCGCCATCGGTGGTTGGCTGGCGAGCATCGCCGGCGTGGTCGATCTGCTCAGCGTGGCGCAGATTCGCCGCAAGGTCACTGCCTGGTGCCATGCGATTCTTGCCGTGATGATGCTCTCGCTGGCGTCGTTGAACTGGCTGCTGCGCTACAAGGGCATCGATGGCGGCGACAGCGATGCTCTGTGGGGGCTGTTCCTCTCGCTGTTGACGGCTGTGCTCATTTCGCTGGCTGCGTTTCTCGGCGGAAGGCTGGTGTACGAGCATGCCGTGGGCGTCGAGCTCGATAGCTAG
- the coxB gene encoding cytochrome c oxidase subunit II, which translates to MARDVANVWWAMFGFSVLVLGVVSALWIHAMLRQPREVDAEQAERINRRWLVGGGLILPTVSILALLAFGIPAGRGMLPLPVPGEQPLRVEITGHQWWWEVRYPDSGVVTANQFILPVDRPLDVVVTSADVVHSFWVPRLGGKLDMIPGRSNTLRLAASETGVTRGQCAEFCGSQHAHMILHVEVLEADAFDRWLAARGSLAHSPAPGAAGQVFDERCGQCHRVAGVSEGTRAPDLSDLASRPTLGAGVIANDAEGLRRWLREHQSLKHGNAMPSHDDIPAETLDQLADWLETLAP; encoded by the coding sequence ATGGCGCGCGACGTGGCGAACGTCTGGTGGGCGATGTTCGGTTTCTCCGTGCTGGTGCTCGGGGTCGTCAGCGCGCTGTGGATACACGCCATGCTGCGCCAGCCGCGCGAAGTCGACGCCGAGCAGGCCGAGCGCATCAACCGGCGCTGGCTGGTCGGGGGCGGTCTGATCCTGCCGACGGTCAGTATTCTTGCCTTGCTCGCCTTTGGCATCCCAGCCGGTCGCGGCATGCTGCCGTTACCGGTGCCCGGCGAGCAGCCGCTGCGTGTCGAGATCACCGGCCACCAGTGGTGGTGGGAGGTGCGCTACCCGGACAGCGGCGTGGTGACAGCCAACCAGTTCATTCTGCCGGTCGACCGACCGCTGGACGTCGTGGTGACGAGTGCTGACGTGGTCCATTCGTTCTGGGTGCCGCGCCTGGGCGGCAAGCTGGACATGATTCCGGGCCGGAGCAACACCCTGCGCCTCGCCGCCAGCGAAACCGGCGTGACGCGCGGGCAATGCGCCGAATTCTGCGGCAGCCAGCACGCGCACATGATCCTGCATGTCGAGGTATTGGAAGCGGACGCATTCGACCGCTGGCTGGCCGCACGCGGTTCGCTTGCACACAGCCCGGCGCCTGGCGCTGCCGGTCAGGTCTTCGACGAGCGCTGCGGCCAGTGCCACCGCGTCGCCGGTGTCAGTGAAGGTACGCGCGCGCCGGATCTGAGCGACCTCGCCAGCCGACCGACGCTGGGCGCCGGCGTCATCGCAAACGACGCGGAAGGCCTGCGCCGCTGGCTGCGCGAGCACCAGAGTCTCAAGCACGGCAACGCGATGCCGAGCCATGACGATATTCCCGCCGAGACGCTCGACCAGCTCGCCGACTGGCTGGAGACCCTTGCACCATGA
- the ctaD gene encoding cytochrome c oxidase subunit I — MNTRSNSAAPATDPDQLHDQFNEVWGNPRGWRALTIVNHTTIGLRFMVTGGFFFLVGGLLAMLIRTQLALPGYQLMEPDVYNQVFTMHGTVMMFLFAVPMMEGLAVYLIPKMLGARDLVFPRLSALGYFCYLFGGLILLSSIFLDVAPKAGWFMYTPLSSSAHTPGVNSDFWLLGITFVEISAVSAGVELVVSILRTRANGMALHKMPLYAWYILVMAMMIVVGFPPLILGSILLELERAAGMPFFDVARGGDPVLWQHLFWLFGHPEVYIIFLPGAGIVSTLIPVFCQRPLVGYRWVVLGVLTTGFISFGLWVHHMFTVGIPQLAQAFFSAASMLVAIPTGVQIFAWIATLWLGRPVYRVPMLWLVGFLLVFVAGGLTGVMLALVPFNWQVHDTHFVVAHMHYVLVGGMFFPLMAGLYYWLPHFSGRMPSERLGRWGFWLFFIGFNATFLIMHWTGLIGMPRRVYTYDTGLGWDLPNLVSSIGSFIMAAGVATILLDILLHFRFGLPAPKNPWHADTLEWATSLPPSAYNFVSLPDVTDRHPLWREPDLPDSIARGEHALTVIDHGRRETWGVDPLTGRIREIIHLPGNSWLPFIAAVFLAVLCLSLLNKAYILSIVAAVATLIVLLRWSWENGAHPAAAPDARTQPGEPPLHSRTFDGPGLWGMGVTLLADGALYLSLLFGWFYLWTVSPQWRVPDDQLNGGPMLVSALLLSAGTFWLHRLIRRLRAGDHRGLLGQLALLALLALVQSALLLWLLLDAELAPTETAHDAVIFVLLAYSLFHCALAAVATGLQAWRVSYGYVGEAAPYEPVVVEQLWYYNLGVLWVSYAAIVLFPSTWGGV, encoded by the coding sequence ATGAACACGCGATCCAACAGCGCCGCGCCCGCAACCGATCCCGACCAGCTGCATGACCAGTTCAATGAAGTCTGGGGCAACCCGCGCGGCTGGCGCGCGCTGACCATCGTCAACCACACCACCATCGGCCTGCGCTTCATGGTCACCGGCGGGTTTTTCTTCCTCGTTGGCGGGCTGCTGGCGATGCTGATCCGCACCCAGCTCGCGCTGCCCGGCTATCAGCTGATGGAGCCGGACGTCTACAACCAGGTATTCACCATGCACGGCACGGTGATGATGTTCCTCTTCGCGGTGCCGATGATGGAGGGGCTGGCGGTCTATCTGATCCCGAAGATGCTCGGCGCGCGCGATCTGGTGTTTCCCCGGCTCTCCGCGCTGGGCTACTTCTGTTACCTGTTCGGCGGGCTGATCCTGCTGTCGAGCATCTTTCTCGACGTCGCGCCCAAGGCGGGCTGGTTCATGTACACGCCGCTGTCCAGTTCCGCCCACACGCCGGGCGTGAATTCGGACTTCTGGCTACTGGGCATCACCTTCGTCGAGATTTCCGCGGTGAGCGCGGGCGTCGAGCTGGTGGTGTCGATCCTACGGACCCGCGCCAACGGCATGGCGCTGCACAAGATGCCGCTTTATGCCTGGTACATCCTGGTGATGGCCATGATGATCGTGGTCGGCTTCCCGCCGCTGATCCTCGGTTCGATCCTGCTGGAGCTGGAACGCGCCGCCGGCATGCCGTTCTTCGACGTCGCCCGCGGCGGCGACCCGGTGCTCTGGCAACACCTGTTCTGGCTGTTCGGCCACCCGGAGGTGTACATCATCTTCCTGCCCGGTGCCGGTATCGTCTCGACGCTGATTCCGGTGTTCTGTCAGCGCCCGCTGGTGGGCTACCGCTGGGTGGTACTGGGCGTGCTGACCACCGGCTTCATCAGCTTCGGCCTGTGGGTTCACCACATGTTCACGGTCGGCATCCCGCAGCTGGCACAGGCGTTTTTTTCGGCGGCGAGCATGCTGGTGGCAATCCCGACCGGCGTGCAGATCTTCGCCTGGATCGCCACGCTCTGGCTGGGCCGCCCGGTCTATCGGGTGCCCATGCTCTGGCTGGTAGGCTTTCTGCTCGTCTTCGTCGCCGGTGGGCTGACTGGGGTCATGCTGGCGCTGGTGCCGTTCAACTGGCAGGTGCATGACACCCACTTCGTCGTCGCGCACATGCATTACGTACTGGTCGGCGGCATGTTCTTCCCGTTGATGGCCGGACTGTACTACTGGCTGCCGCACTTCTCCGGACGCATGCCATCGGAACGGCTAGGTCGCTGGGGCTTCTGGCTGTTTTTCATCGGCTTCAACGCGACCTTCCTGATCATGCACTGGACCGGCCTGATCGGCATGCCGCGGCGCGTCTACACCTACGACACAGGCCTGGGCTGGGACCTGCCCAATCTGGTGTCCTCGATCGGCAGCTTCATCATGGCCGCCGGGGTCGCTACCATCCTGCTGGACATCCTGTTGCACTTTCGCTTCGGCCTTCCGGCGCCGAAAAACCCCTGGCACGCCGATACCCTGGAGTGGGCGACCAGCCTGCCGCCCAGCGCCTACAACTTCGTCAGTCTGCCGGATGTGACGGATCGCCACCCTCTGTGGCGAGAGCCGGACCTGCCGGACAGCATTGCCCGCGGCGAGCATGCGCTGACCGTAATCGACCACGGTCGGCGCGAAACCTGGGGCGTCGACCCGCTGACCGGCAGAATCCGCGAAATCATCCATCTGCCGGGCAATAGCTGGCTGCCCTTCATCGCCGCGGTGTTCCTTGCGGTGCTCTGCCTGAGCCTGCTGAACAAGGCCTACATCCTCTCCATCGTCGCCGCCGTGGCCACGCTGATCGTGCTGCTGCGCTGGTCGTGGGAAAACGGCGCGCATCCTGCCGCCGCACCGGATGCCCGCACCCAGCCTGGCGAGCCGCCGCTGCACTCGCGCACCTTCGACGGGCCGGGCCTGTGGGGCATGGGCGTCACGCTGCTGGCCGATGGCGCGCTGTACCTGTCGTTGCTGTTCGGTTGGTTCTACCTGTGGACCGTATCGCCGCAATGGCGCGTGCCGGACGATCAGCTGAACGGCGGGCCGATGCTGGTGAGCGCACTGCTGCTCAGCGCTGGCACCTTCTGGCTGCATCGCCTGATCAGGCGCCTGCGCGCCGGCGATCATCGTGGCCTGCTAGGACAACTGGCGCTGCTCGCGCTGCTGGCGCTGGTGCAGTCGGCGCTGCTGCTTTGGCTGTTGCTCGACGCGGAACTGGCGCCAACCGAAACGGCCCACGATGCGGTGATCTTCGTGTTGCTCGCCTACAGCCTGTTCCATTGCGCGCTGGCGGCAGTCGCCACCGGCCTGCAGGCCTGGCGGGTGAGCTACGGCTATGTCGGCGAAGCCGCGCCGTACGAGCCGGTGGTGGTCGAACAGCTCTGGTACTACAACCTTGGCGTGCTCTGGGTCAGCTATGCGGCGATCGTGCTGTTCCCGTCGACCTGGGGAGGCGTTTGA